From the Malus domestica chromosome 17, GDT2T_hap1 genome, one window contains:
- the LOC103405199 gene encoding ubiquinone biosynthesis O-methyltransferase, mitochondrial-like, which translates to MAVALKLLKQLRAPHTSSTILHRNLSPRLSSIHSATRLFSDSPPLTEPLPAPPPPNPHSPSPSSLNQYELAKFAAVAETWWDSEGPFKPLHMLNPTRLAFIRSTLCRHFGKDPLSPKPFEGLKFIDVGCGGGILSEPLARMGATVTGVDAVEKNINIARVHADLDPVTSRIDYQCTTAEKLVEEQKNFDAVFALEVIEHVADPTEFCKSLSALTVPGGATVVSTINRSMRAYAAAIVAAEYILHWLPKGTHQYSSFLTPEELALILERASISVQEMAGIEYNPLTGRWSLSDDVSVNFIAYGIKTVTSSL; encoded by the exons ATGGCTGTGGCTTTGAAGCTCCTGAAGCAACTCCGAGCACCGCACACCAGCTCCACAATCCTCCACCGCAATCTCAGCCCACGGCTCTCGAGCATTCACAGTGCAACCAGACTCTTCTCAGACTCTCCTCCTCTAACCGAGCCTCTTCCGGCTCCACCGCCGCCAAACCCTCATTCTCCTTCCCCATCGTCTCTGAACCAGTACGAGCTCGCCAAGTTCGCCGCCGTTGCCGAAACCTG GTGGGATTCTGAAGGGCCGTTCAAACCATTGCATATGCTGAATCCTACAAGACTTGCTTTCATTCGCTCCACGCTTTGCCGACATTTCGG GAAGGATCCGTTGTCCCCTAAGCCATTCGAAGGTCTCAAATTTATTGATGTTGGCTGCGGTGGTGGAATTCTTTCTGAG CCTTTAGCTCGAATGGGAGCTACTGTGACGGGAGTTGATGCAGTGGAGAAAAATATCAACATAGCGCGCGTTCACGCT GATTTAGATCCAGTGACTTCGAGAATTGACTATCAATGCACAACAGCTG AAAAGCTAGTTGAGGAACAGAAGAATTTTGATGCTGTGTTTGCTTTGGAG GTAATTGAGCACGTTGCAGACCCTACTGAGTTCTGCAAATCTCTATCAGCCTTAACTGTCCCCGGTGGAGCTACTGTTGTTTCAACTATTAACCGTTCTATGAGAGCGTATGCTGCTGCCATTGTTGCAGCAGAGTATATCCTCCACTGG CTTCCTAAAGGTACACATCAATATTCCAGTTTTCTCACTCCCGAAGAACTAGCCCTGATCCTGGAACGTGCTTCTATTTCA GTCCAAGAGATGGCTGGGATCGAGTACAATCCTTTGACAGGAAGATGGTCTCTATCTGATGATGTCAGTGTAAATTTTATTGCTTATGGTATCAAAACAGTGACATCCAGTTTATAA